From the genome of Caloenas nicobarica isolate bCalNic1 chromosome 14, bCalNic1.hap1, whole genome shotgun sequence, one region includes:
- the TNFRSF17 gene encoding tumor necrosis factor receptor superfamily member 17 — translation MAHCPQNEYFDNLLLSCKPCHLRCSSAPPPSCENYCDTSVDSSGVLWICLGLGVILMLTLFTLMVLFKWKPLKQLKEKLKNTDSSVELNNILKAHTESRVDAEGTRHSVPSETLMYSVEECTCTDCGLVKTQAHWETSFPLPATEEGATVLVTTKSFDYCNYILGAG, via the exons ATGGCACACTGCCCCCAAAACGAATACTTTGATAATTTGCTGCTCTCTTGTAAGCCTTGTCATCTTCGATGTTCTAGCGCACCACCGCCTTCCTGTGAAAACTACTGTGATACAA GTGTTGATTCAAGTGGAGTTCTTTGGATTTGTTTGGGCTTAGGAGTAATTTTAATGCTCACTCTGTTCACCTTAATGGTCTTGTTTAAATGGAAGCCCCTAAAGcaactaaaagaaaaactgaagaacacAG ACTCTTCTGTGGAGCTGAATAATATTCTGAAGGCTCATACCGAAAGCAGGGTGGACGCAGAAGGAACGAGACACTCAGTTCCAAGTGAAACACTGATGTATTCGGTGGAAGAATGCACCTGCACTGACTGTGGCTTGGTAAAGACTCAGGCTCACTGGGAAACTTCGTTTCCATTACCAGCTACAGAAGAAGGAGCTACTGTGCTAGTTACCACAAAATCTTTTGATTATTGCAACTATATTCTGGGTGCTGGGTGA